A single Natrialba magadii ATCC 43099 DNA region contains:
- a CDS encoding RNA-guided endonuclease InsQ/TnpB family protein: MASDEYHRRTLITRLTLRSDEDEQLLLNTIEEWLDGCNIASTLAWNDCHTKSDVRQLAKHKIKQETKLGDQHATLACHEVSGAIKSCIERRKNGKKASQPQFTTRSMTFDRRTLTVFPDQEKVTLTTLGDHSRVHADLCLPENEDGYQYDYLYSDEWEYTESTLHYRDGDWYIHLGYRTPTEDGEPEAATENGTVLGVDLGVNQIAVTSTARFFDAGELNHYRRECENTRGSLQQTGTQSAHRTIESLSGRENRYVKHVLHSVANGIIEEALEHNCDGIVFEELDGIREDLPEAAWHSEWAFRKLKDFVEYKAEYEGLFVDTTNPRNTSKRCNECGFTHDDNRYARQFECQSCGKTNHADYNAAKNIAELYLRRGHQSSGRRSVSQYALKSGARTPS; the protein is encoded by the coding sequence ATGGCGTCGGACGAGTATCACCGTCGAACACTCATTACTCGCCTCACTCTCCGTAGTGACGAGGATGAGCAACTGCTCCTCAACACGATCGAGGAGTGGCTCGACGGTTGTAACATCGCTAGCACTCTCGCGTGGAACGACTGTCACACCAAGTCCGATGTCCGACAACTCGCCAAACACAAAATCAAGCAGGAGACCAAGTTAGGCGACCAACACGCCACGCTCGCCTGCCACGAAGTCTCCGGTGCAATCAAGTCCTGCATCGAACGCCGCAAAAACGGGAAGAAAGCCAGCCAACCACAATTCACAACCCGGTCGATGACATTCGACCGACGTACCCTCACCGTCTTCCCCGACCAAGAAAAGGTTACACTCACCACGCTCGGAGACCACAGCCGCGTCCACGCCGACCTATGCCTTCCCGAAAACGAAGACGGCTATCAATACGACTACCTCTATAGTGATGAGTGGGAGTACACAGAATCCACACTCCACTACCGAGATGGTGACTGGTACATCCATCTTGGCTATCGAACACCAACGGAAGACGGCGAACCCGAGGCAGCGACCGAGAACGGAACGGTTCTCGGTGTTGACCTCGGCGTCAACCAAATCGCTGTGACGAGTACAGCCAGGTTCTTCGACGCGGGTGAACTCAACCACTACCGCCGTGAATGTGAGAACACACGTGGCAGTCTCCAGCAGACCGGGACGCAATCCGCCCACCGAACCATCGAATCCCTATCCGGCAGGGAAAACCGATACGTCAAACACGTTTTGCACAGCGTGGCGAACGGTATCATAGAAGAAGCCCTTGAACACAACTGCGATGGTATCGTGTTCGAGGAACTGGACGGGATTCGAGAGGACTTGCCAGAAGCGGCGTGGCATTCGGAGTGGGCGTTCCGCAAACTGAAAGATTTCGTGGAGTACAAAGCCGAGTACGAGGGCCTGTTCGTTGATACGACAAATCCTCGAAATACGTCGAAACGGTGTAACGAGTGTGGATTCACGCACGACGATAACCGGTACGCTCGGCAGTTCGAGTGCCAGTCGTGTGGGAAGACGAATCACGCAGATTACAACGCGGCGAAAAACATTGCAGAACTGTATCTCCGGCGGGGCCATCAGTCGTCCGGTCGGAGGAGCGTCAGTCAATACGCTCTGAAGTCAGGAGCGAGGACGCCGAGTTAG
- a CDS encoding 30S ribosomal protein S14 translates to MTDGGTSNVTSESNSGTDTTGGRTGNQRVCRDTGREQGLIGTYDIWLCRQSFREMARDMGFRKYD, encoded by the coding sequence ATGACCGACGGCGGTACATCCAACGTCACAAGCGAGTCGAACAGCGGTACCGACACAACGGGTGGACGCACCGGGAATCAACGCGTTTGTAGAGACACCGGTCGAGAACAGGGCTTGATCGGAACGTACGATATCTGGTTGTGTCGACAGTCGTTTCGAGAGATGGCCCGTGATATGGGCTTTCGAAAGTATGACTAA
- a CDS encoding DUF7511 domain-containing protein → MTATGSPPAAEHPAPECLAVVETTDSEPDLCTIYSIASEDSLVTAWISAREGSYCSLENAR, encoded by the coding sequence GTGACAGCAACCGGATCGCCTCCGGCCGCCGAGCATCCAGCACCGGAGTGTCTCGCGGTCGTCGAAACGACAGACTCAGAGCCGGATCTGTGTACGATTTACTCGATCGCGTCCGAGGACTCGCTGGTGACGGCGTGGATCTCGGCCCGCGAAGGCTCGTATTGTTCACTCGAGAACGCACGATAA
- a CDS encoding GTP-binding protein: MEEQTIPVTVLSGTLGAGKTTTLNNLLRESGDRELAVLVNDMGEVNVDADLVAESSDISADEEEIVELSNGCICCELRGDLLDAIGGLTREREFDAIVVESTGVAEPLPVAQTLTLGFDQSDLDPTEFYDETGIEPLENCHLDTTVTVVDAHQFHEAMQSDEILDDDGTKKHLGDLLVEQVEFCDVLLLNKCDLVNEETLSEIEETLEMLQPRAEIVRTTHGRVDVDEVVDTGRFDFEEASQSAGWMRELQEPHESAEEEHGVTSFVFEARRPFHPERFAELLDVFPENVVRSKGHFWLAGREEMALMLNVAGQSIRVAPAGNWIATLPSEEREEQFEAYPELEETWDDEWGDRGSQLVLIGTEMDHDSIREHLELCLLTDEEMDADWDTFDDRFPTFEPPEGTDEDEAEAPDHNGQEEIGIAD, encoded by the coding sequence ATGGAAGAGCAGACGATTCCCGTGACGGTGCTTTCCGGGACGCTTGGCGCCGGCAAGACAACCACGCTCAACAATCTCCTTCGTGAGAGCGGCGACCGCGAACTCGCCGTGCTCGTCAACGACATGGGTGAGGTGAACGTCGACGCGGACCTCGTCGCCGAGTCCTCAGACATCTCGGCGGACGAAGAGGAGATAGTCGAGCTCTCGAACGGCTGTATCTGCTGTGAGCTTCGTGGCGACCTGCTCGACGCGATCGGTGGACTCACCCGTGAGCGGGAGTTCGACGCGATCGTCGTCGAGTCGACAGGCGTCGCCGAACCACTCCCTGTTGCCCAGACGCTGACGCTCGGGTTCGATCAGTCGGACCTCGATCCCACGGAGTTCTACGATGAAACGGGTATTGAGCCGCTCGAGAACTGTCACCTCGACACGACGGTGACAGTCGTCGATGCCCATCAGTTTCACGAGGCGATGCAATCCGACGAGATTCTCGACGACGACGGGACGAAAAAACACCTGGGCGACCTGCTCGTCGAACAGGTGGAGTTCTGTGACGTCTTGCTTTTGAACAAGTGCGACCTCGTCAACGAGGAGACGCTCAGCGAGATTGAAGAGACCCTCGAGATGCTCCAGCCTCGTGCCGAGATCGTCCGGACAACCCACGGTCGAGTCGACGTCGACGAAGTGGTAGACACGGGACGGTTCGACTTCGAGGAAGCCAGCCAATCGGCGGGTTGGATGCGGGAACTCCAGGAACCCCACGAGTCCGCCGAAGAAGAACACGGCGTAACCTCGTTCGTCTTCGAGGCGCGACGCCCCTTCCACCCCGAGCGGTTCGCCGAACTGCTCGACGTGTTTCCGGAGAACGTCGTCCGATCGAAAGGTCACTTCTGGCTCGCGGGGCGCGAGGAGATGGCGCTCATGTTGAACGTCGCTGGCCAGTCGATTCGGGTTGCACCCGCCGGGAACTGGATCGCCACCCTTCCGTCCGAAGAACGCGAGGAACAGTTTGAGGCGTACCCCGAACTCGAGGAGACCTGGGACGACGAGTGGGGTGACCGCGGCAGCCAGTTGGTGTTGATCGGCACCGAGATGGACCACGACTCGATCCGTGAACACCTCGAACTCTGTCTGCTCACCGACGAGGAGATGGACGCTGACTGGGACACATTCGACGATCGGTTCCCAACGTTTGAACCACCCGAAGGTACCGACGAAGACGAAGCAGAGGCTCCTGACCACAATGGCCAAGAAGAGATCGGAATCGCAGATTGA
- a CDS encoding FAD/NAD(P)-binding protein, with protein MTTPNSTRKFGCTIIGGGIHGTYLAQRLIEDTSFDSSDICIVDPRDRLLASFREKATACGMEALRSTFVHHVGTEPFGLESFAEANDREDELVPTVDYPPRPSLDLFLDYAEHVIDRKDLDSLHRRAAVDRIHERSGETGLRLETTVGPIDTQHCVLAIGHGGRYRWPDWTTDLDRVEHVWDGFDPDASVDRTIVVGGGITAAQLACELSKTQSVALLSRHPLEWEVSEADPSWINWSHVEENLHVHPPGSRERFEVISAARNTATVPPSLYTEFENRIDDGVLTLSQGAVDSATNKDESVRLSLDHGLQVLGDRVVLATGFEPVFDHPFADRIANELDLARGHRGMPVLDDDTLAWRCDDSRFVPLYVSGALALGSVGPYAPNIPGARRAGDRITAAITGRLRHSETDDTSESVSGTGVSD; from the coding sequence ATGACGACACCCAACTCAACTCGGAAATTCGGCTGTACTATCATCGGCGGAGGGATCCATGGCACGTATCTCGCCCAACGTCTCATCGAAGACACTTCGTTCGACAGCTCCGACATTTGCATCGTCGATCCACGCGACCGATTGCTGGCGTCGTTTCGTGAGAAGGCAACGGCTTGCGGTATGGAGGCTCTCCGATCGACATTCGTTCACCACGTCGGGACCGAGCCGTTCGGGCTTGAGAGCTTCGCCGAAGCGAACGACCGTGAGGACGAACTCGTTCCGACGGTCGACTACCCGCCAAGGCCGTCGCTCGACCTCTTTTTGGACTACGCGGAACACGTGATCGATCGAAAGGACCTCGACTCGTTGCATCGTCGGGCTGCGGTCGACAGGATTCACGAACGCTCTGGAGAGACAGGACTTCGACTCGAGACGACCGTCGGACCAATCGATACCCAACACTGCGTCCTGGCGATTGGTCACGGCGGTCGGTATCGCTGGCCCGACTGGACGACCGATCTCGACAGGGTCGAACACGTCTGGGACGGATTCGATCCCGACGCGTCGGTTGATCGAACCATCGTGGTCGGCGGCGGAATCACGGCCGCACAACTCGCATGTGAGTTGAGCAAGACACAATCGGTAGCCCTGCTCTCACGGCATCCACTCGAGTGGGAGGTCTCCGAAGCCGATCCGTCGTGGATCAACTGGTCGCACGTCGAAGAAAATCTCCACGTCCACCCGCCGGGCTCAAGGGAACGGTTCGAGGTGATTTCGGCTGCCAGAAACACCGCGACGGTTCCGCCGTCTCTCTACACCGAGTTCGAGAATCGAATCGACGACGGTGTGCTCACACTCTCGCAGGGAGCCGTCGACTCGGCGACGAACAAAGACGAGTCGGTTCGACTCTCCCTGGACCACGGGTTGCAGGTACTGGGCGACCGAGTTGTCCTCGCGACCGGCTTCGAACCGGTGTTCGATCACCCCTTCGCCGATCGAATCGCAAACGAACTTGACCTGGCTCGGGGCCATCGAGGGATGCCCGTTCTCGACGACGACACACTGGCCTGGCGGTGCGACGACAGCCGGTTCGTTCCGCTGTATGTGTCCGGGGCGCTCGCCCTTGGATCGGTCGGTCCATACGCACCCAACATTCCGGGCGCCAGACGGGCCGGTGATCGGATCACGGCTGCCATCACAGGGCGCCTTCGTCATTCCGAGACGGACGACACGAGCGAATCGGTGTCCGGAACGGGAGTGTCCGATTGA
- a CDS encoding FAD/NAD(P)-binding protein has protein sequence MIRTETDPEPVVTIVGGGVHGVHLAVRLLQAELVDPCELCVIDPAGLLESFRRKCRQCGMVEFRSPFVHHVDTDPFSLRDFARAQSREDELVSSTVGADRPTVSLFFDHAAWLCDQHDLESIRFDARVTDITDRRDGVEIETNRGHINSQWCLLAVGHGRSFTYPEWATDLASTEPVTHVWDPGFDPDAIEEMSTVGIVGGGITAAQLATTLAQPGRDVVLFARSPFRVETLEASTDWMHFSGGIEALHGHPPGSRAREELVSDVRYDGTMPPYVFRRVQRALERRWIELERSEIAVATEAGGTVVVTCRDDSAFCLDNLICATGFGSPYDGSLFHHLRKQPTLQTGYRGAPVLDDDTLRWMRQDGTPSRIAVSGVAAQQVLGPFARNVIGARRAGKLIVGFLESELNAEKQTTKL, from the coding sequence ATGATACGGACCGAGACAGACCCTGAACCGGTTGTCACGATCGTTGGTGGCGGTGTCCACGGGGTTCACCTTGCCGTTCGGCTGTTGCAAGCGGAGCTGGTCGACCCGTGCGAGTTGTGTGTCATCGACCCCGCAGGTCTTCTCGAGTCGTTTCGTCGAAAGTGCCGCCAGTGTGGGATGGTCGAGTTTCGATCACCATTTGTCCATCACGTCGATACCGATCCGTTCTCCCTCAGAGACTTCGCTCGAGCGCAGAGTCGCGAGGACGAACTCGTATCGAGCACGGTCGGCGCGGATCGGCCGACTGTGTCGCTGTTTTTCGACCACGCTGCGTGGCTCTGCGATCAGCACGACCTTGAGTCGATTCGATTTGATGCCCGGGTCACGGACATCACCGATCGGCGGGATGGCGTCGAGATCGAGACGAATCGCGGGCACATCAACTCTCAGTGGTGTCTCCTCGCTGTCGGACACGGTCGCTCGTTTACCTACCCAGAGTGGGCTACAGACCTGGCCTCGACGGAACCAGTGACACACGTCTGGGATCCTGGATTCGATCCCGATGCGATTGAGGAGATGTCGACCGTCGGAATCGTTGGCGGCGGGATTACCGCGGCACAACTCGCAACGACGCTTGCCCAGCCGGGCCGCGACGTGGTGTTGTTCGCTCGAAGCCCGTTTCGCGTCGAGACACTCGAGGCGAGCACTGACTGGATGCATTTCTCGGGCGGTATCGAGGCCCTTCACGGTCATCCTCCCGGATCACGTGCTCGCGAGGAACTGGTTTCGGACGTCCGATACGATGGGACGATGCCTCCATACGTATTTCGTCGAGTACAGCGAGCGCTCGAGCGGAGGTGGATCGAACTCGAACGATCTGAGATCGCGGTCGCGACCGAAGCCGGCGGAACGGTCGTCGTCACCTGCCGGGATGACAGCGCGTTCTGTCTCGACAACCTGATCTGTGCGACGGGGTTCGGATCGCCGTACGACGGTTCGTTGTTTCACCACCTGCGCAAGCAACCGACGCTGCAGACGGGCTACCGGGGGGCGCCCGTCCTGGACGACGACACGCTCCGGTGGATGCGTCAGGACGGGACACCCTCGCGGATTGCGGTTTCGGGTGTCGCTGCACAGCAAGTCCTCGGCCCGTTCGCTCGCAATGTGATCGGTGCCAGGCGAGCGGGCAAATTGATCGTCGGATTCCTGGAGTCAGAACTCAATGCGGAGAAACAAACAACCAAGCTGTGA
- a CDS encoding ATP-binding protein yields the protein MSTKPTETGAIENECGPETRHIAFVGDRGVGKTTVAALVASRLTERTDVRVIGEATQLVTDDAASTDDGLGIEWAVEDCPPNPEAIEARAEQVDTVFIVATPATLERVVTYERRARQHDVDCFLVVNRFHESARTQLRTFDGPALAEYVYDDEAISSAIDDSRVPELPEWTVEAILIEALQSERQDTECALEALDCGERSIVNVEVEERADADPLINTFEAAGYSAAYFECNCRCHTGHVLARHRLD from the coding sequence GTGTCGACGAAGCCAACCGAGACCGGGGCGATCGAGAACGAGTGTGGCCCTGAGACACGTCACATCGCGTTCGTCGGCGACCGTGGTGTCGGCAAAACGACGGTCGCTGCGCTCGTCGCAAGTCGCCTGACCGAGCGAACGGACGTTCGGGTGATCGGTGAGGCAACGCAGCTGGTGACCGACGATGCGGCGAGTACCGACGATGGACTCGGAATTGAGTGGGCGGTCGAAGATTGTCCGCCGAATCCGGAGGCAATCGAAGCGCGAGCGGAACAGGTGGATACCGTGTTCATCGTCGCAACGCCTGCGACGCTCGAGCGCGTCGTGACCTACGAGCGCCGCGCCAGACAACACGACGTCGACTGTTTCCTCGTGGTCAATCGCTTTCACGAGTCGGCGAGAACTCAACTTCGAACGTTCGACGGACCGGCTCTCGCGGAGTACGTTTACGACGACGAGGCGATTTCGTCGGCGATCGACGACTCTCGAGTGCCGGAACTTCCGGAGTGGACAGTCGAGGCAATACTCATCGAGGCCCTTCAGTCCGAACGACAGGACACAGAGTGCGCGCTCGAGGCGCTCGACTGCGGCGAACGGTCGATCGTCAACGTCGAGGTCGAGGAGCGAGCCGACGCCGATCCGCTCATCAACACCTTCGAAGCGGCCGGGTACAGTGCGGCCTATTTCGAGTGCAACTGCCGGTGTCATACCGGACACGTGCTGGCGCGCCACCGACTGGATTGA
- a CDS encoding ABC transporter ATP-binding protein, translated as MAGSDPHGSFDDIREEIDGNPMLMLFQYAMPYWIPLSIGFVSTMINRAARLFPALMLAAAIDLVITQSGGVDQLLAATGLVPTEPIPASQTGERLSLLYYLGALTVAAYIVQAITHYMSRYFFQTTAQHIQHDLRLDTYDHMQRLSLSFFNNHQTGGMMAILNSDVNRLEEFFNNEIRQITEAVMIFSLVGGYMLYTEPWLGALVLFPVPIIALMTAKFIIWIEPKYKRIRERVAQLNTRLSNNLGGAAIVKSFDRYAVENSRVAEQSEGYRDEKISAITVRKAFFASLRLLVGVMFVSILVAGGYSVVTAGGLTAGTFVVFFMYLRELDGPMTRIGKTANNYQKAKSSAERVFGILATDANVQSPSDPITPDAVEGEVAFENVEFSYTENGERILDGIDLEVEPGETVGFAGTSGSGKSTLLKLVPRFYDVDEDGVRLDTDSHTRADGGLDVDSEASDTDWDGSGWAKPDHNRPRRDASDHGASAVRIDGVDVREYDLQMLRDRVGVVEQDPYMFSGTIRENIAYGDGERFRTVLAADDTDEVPDTVETEIREAAVAAGAHQFIEELPDGYDTMVGERGVKLSGGQRQRVSIARTILNDPDIIVLDEATSDVDTETEKLIQRNLDDLTADRTAFVIAHRLSTIRDADRIVVMDDGEVIETGTHEELVAASGTYADLWTSQTSNDDGGSGDHQSLE; from the coding sequence ATGGCCGGATCCGATCCTCACGGCAGTTTCGACGATATCCGCGAGGAGATCGACGGCAATCCGATGCTGATGCTGTTCCAGTACGCAATGCCCTACTGGATCCCATTGAGCATTGGCTTTGTCTCGACGATGATCAACCGCGCCGCGCGGCTGTTCCCGGCGCTGATGCTCGCGGCTGCGATCGATCTCGTCATCACGCAATCGGGCGGCGTCGATCAGTTACTCGCAGCGACGGGTCTCGTCCCTACCGAACCGATTCCCGCGTCACAGACCGGCGAGCGACTCTCCCTGCTGTACTATCTGGGGGCGCTCACGGTCGCAGCCTACATCGTGCAGGCCATCACTCACTACATGTCGCGGTACTTCTTCCAGACGACGGCCCAGCATATCCAGCACGACCTCAGGCTCGACACGTACGACCACATGCAGCGGCTGTCACTCTCGTTCTTCAACAACCACCAGACCGGCGGGATGATGGCGATCCTGAACAGCGACGTCAACCGCCTCGAGGAGTTCTTCAACAACGAGATCCGCCAGATCACGGAGGCGGTGATGATCTTCTCGCTGGTTGGCGGCTACATGCTCTACACGGAGCCGTGGCTCGGCGCGTTGGTATTGTTCCCCGTGCCGATTATCGCTCTTATGACGGCGAAGTTCATCATCTGGATCGAGCCAAAGTACAAGCGCATCCGCGAACGCGTCGCGCAACTGAACACGCGGCTGTCGAACAACCTTGGCGGCGCAGCCATCGTGAAGTCCTTCGATCGGTACGCGGTCGAGAACAGTCGTGTCGCCGAACAGAGCGAGGGATACCGCGACGAGAAGATCAGCGCGATTACGGTCCGAAAGGCGTTTTTCGCGTCGCTTCGGCTTCTCGTCGGCGTGATGTTCGTCTCGATTCTCGTCGCCGGCGGCTACTCCGTGGTCACCGCCGGCGGGCTGACCGCCGGGACGTTCGTCGTCTTCTTCATGTACTTGCGGGAACTCGACGGCCCGATGACCCGGATCGGCAAGACCGCGAACAACTACCAGAAAGCCAAATCCAGCGCCGAGCGGGTCTTCGGCATCCTCGCAACCGACGCCAACGTCCAGTCGCCGTCCGACCCCATCACCCCCGATGCAGTCGAGGGTGAGGTCGCCTTCGAGAACGTCGAATTCAGCTACACCGAGAACGGCGAACGGATCCTCGACGGGATCGACCTCGAGGTCGAACCAGGCGAGACGGTCGGCTTCGCAGGAACCAGCGGTTCCGGGAAATCGACGCTGCTAAAATTGGTGCCGCGATTCTACGACGTCGACGAGGACGGTGTCCGTCTCGATACCGACAGCCACACCCGCGCTGACGGCGGTCTCGACGTCGACAGCGAGGCCAGCGATACTGACTGGGATGGAAGCGGCTGGGCCAAGCCCGATCACAACCGCCCCCGCCGCGACGCATCCGACCATGGTGCAAGCGCGGTGCGAATCGACGGCGTCGACGTCCGTGAGTACGACCTCCAGATGCTGCGCGACCGGGTCGGCGTCGTCGAACAGGACCCCTACATGTTCTCCGGAACGATTCGGGAGAACATCGCCTACGGCGACGGTGAGCGATTCCGAACAGTGCTTGCGGCTGACGACACCGACGAGGTCCCAGACACTGTCGAGACGGAAATCCGCGAGGCAGCAGTCGCCGCCGGTGCACACCAGTTCATCGAAGAACTGCCCGACGGGTACGACACAATGGTCGGCGAGCGTGGCGTCAAACTCTCCGGCGGCCAGCGCCAACGTGTCTCGATCGCGCGGACAATCCTCAACGATCCAGACATCATCGTGCTTGACGAAGCAACTAGCGACGTCGACACCGAGACCGAGAAGCTCATCCAGCGCAATCTCGACGATCTCACGGCGGACCGCACTGCGTTCGTTATCGCACACCGGCTCTCGACGATCCGGGACGCCGACCGAATCGTCGTCATGGACGATGGCGAGGTGATCGAGACCGGAACCCACGAGGAACTCGTCGCTGCGTCGGGCACCTACGCCGATCTCTGGACCTCACAGACGAGCAACGACGACGGTGGCAGCGGCGACCATCAGTCACTCGAGTGA
- a CDS encoding FAD-binding oxidoreductase: MERFHGEIVLPEDASYDDARVVWNGMIEKYPAIIACCSGTADVISAVNFARENDLLVAVRSGGHNVSGSAVCDDGMVIDLAEMNGVWVDPDERTVWAQAGATLGDVDHETQVFGLATPLGVVSDTGVAGLTLGGGIGHLRNKYGLSCDNLTSVGIVTADGEYCTASENENEELFWGLRGGGGTFGIVTGFEFDLHPVGPEVATGLVFYPGDLAVTVLPAFRDYEESAPDELTTLVSMGVFPEEELFPVDAVDKFKIAILGVYADAPGQGETVIEPLRKLGEPLADFSGRIPYTEFQQLFDDDYPDGMRYYWKSLYLASLSDDVIHRSLEWAEAAPSRLSTVDIWPLGGAIADVGHDESAFAGREAPYLLGVEANWEDPRQDGANVEWARDCLDDMRQFSDGSVYLNFPGFYEDSDEMLETTFGDAYDRLVALKNEYDPTNLFSPTQNIEPTTW, encoded by the coding sequence ATGGAGCGATTCCACGGTGAGATAGTACTTCCCGAGGATGCGAGCTACGATGATGCCCGGGTAGTTTGGAACGGGATGATTGAGAAGTATCCCGCCATAATCGCCTGCTGTTCGGGAACCGCCGACGTCATCAGCGCGGTGAATTTCGCCCGAGAGAACGACCTCCTCGTGGCGGTTCGGAGCGGCGGTCACAACGTGTCTGGAAGCGCGGTCTGCGACGACGGGATGGTCATCGACCTCGCTGAAATGAACGGTGTATGGGTGGATCCCGACGAACGGACTGTGTGGGCCCAGGCAGGTGCAACGCTGGGTGACGTCGACCACGAGACGCAGGTGTTCGGCCTGGCAACACCCCTCGGAGTCGTCTCTGATACCGGGGTCGCAGGGCTCACCCTCGGCGGAGGAATCGGTCACCTCCGGAACAAATACGGATTGAGCTGTGACAACCTCACATCCGTCGGTATTGTCACCGCGGATGGCGAGTACTGCACCGCCAGCGAAAACGAGAATGAAGAACTGTTCTGGGGTCTACGCGGCGGCGGTGGCACGTTCGGGATCGTGACGGGGTTTGAGTTTGATCTGCATCCTGTTGGGCCCGAGGTCGCCACTGGATTAGTGTTCTACCCTGGTGATCTCGCTGTTACGGTGCTGCCTGCCTTCCGAGACTACGAGGAATCGGCACCGGACGAGCTCACCACGCTTGTTTCCATGGGGGTGTTCCCCGAGGAAGAGCTCTTCCCAGTAGACGCGGTCGACAAATTCAAGATCGCTATTCTGGGGGTGTACGCAGACGCACCTGGACAAGGTGAGACGGTCATCGAGCCACTGCGGAAGCTCGGCGAACCACTGGCAGACTTCAGCGGCAGGATTCCCTATACGGAGTTCCAACAACTGTTCGACGACGACTATCCCGACGGCATGCGATACTACTGGAAATCGTTGTATCTCGCGTCGCTCTCCGACGACGTCATCCACCGCAGTCTCGAGTGGGCGGAGGCGGCCCCATCACGGCTCTCGACGGTCGACATCTGGCCATTGGGAGGTGCGATAGCCGATGTCGGTCACGACGAGAGTGCCTTCGCTGGTCGAGAAGCCCCGTATCTCCTCGGTGTAGAGGCAAACTGGGAGGACCCCCGGCAAGATGGGGCGAACGTAGAGTGGGCACGCGACTGTCTGGATGACATGCGCCAGTTCTCCGACGGCTCGGTGTATCTCAACTTTCCGGGATTCTACGAGGATAGCGACGAGATGCTGGAAACGACGTTCGGCGATGCATACGACCGACTGGTCGCGCTGAAAAACGAATATGATCCGACCAACCTCTTCAGCCCAACTCAGAATATCGAGCCGACGACGTGGTGA
- a CDS encoding serine hydrolase domain-containing protein gives MGTGDAADAQEEDALPTGDEPLEPKVIDAMIEETMTEHDVAGATVAYVEGDEIVHAEGYRYADYETGESVDSDETSFMIGSVSKLLVWTAVMQGVEDGTLDLDEPVGTYLDDYEFEGDDEVTLAHLATHSGGYDDRFKGIFVQEHSEIEEWEEKLESEMPPQIWEPGETISYSNHGTVLAGLVVQEAYDKSLESHIEDEIFSPLEMDSATFVQPAPEDRTLSKGHVPVDDGFETRDPTIVGIPPAGSVSATGPDMGAFALAKLQDGTVEHGGENVQILEAASVEEMFEQQAANHPGVHGVGYGYMLSEYRGENSSCTPAEPNTSTRCSSCFPNTTLVSL, from the coding sequence ATGGGTACTGGGGACGCTGCGGATGCACAAGAAGAAGATGCACTACCTACTGGTGACGAACCACTTGAACCGAAGGTTATCGATGCGATGATTGAGGAGACGATGACTGAACACGACGTGGCTGGGGCAACGGTCGCGTACGTGGAGGGAGACGAGATTGTCCACGCTGAAGGCTATCGGTATGCCGACTACGAGACCGGTGAGTCTGTCGATTCGGATGAGACCTCCTTCATGATCGGATCGGTCTCGAAATTGCTGGTCTGGACGGCAGTAATGCAGGGTGTAGAAGATGGTACGCTCGACCTCGATGAACCAGTCGGAACGTACCTCGATGACTACGAGTTCGAAGGCGACGACGAGGTAACGCTTGCACACCTTGCAACGCACTCAGGAGGATACGATGACCGCTTCAAAGGGATCTTCGTCCAGGAACACAGCGAGATCGAGGAATGGGAAGAAAAACTCGAATCGGAGATGCCGCCACAGATCTGGGAGCCTGGCGAGACGATCTCGTATTCGAACCACGGAACCGTCCTTGCTGGCCTCGTCGTTCAGGAAGCGTACGACAAATCACTCGAGTCCCACATTGAGGACGAAATTTTCAGCCCACTGGAGATGGACAGCGCCACGTTTGTCCAACCCGCTCCAGAAGACCGAACGCTTTCGAAGGGGCACGTCCCGGTCGACGACGGGTTCGAAACGCGTGATCCGACGATTGTTGGAATTCCGCCAGCTGGTTCGGTGAGTGCCACCGGACCCGACATGGGTGCATTTGCGCTCGCTAAACTCCAGGACGGGACAGTCGAACACGGCGGTGAGAATGTCCAGATCCTTGAGGCCGCCTCGGTCGAAGAGATGTTCGAACAGCAGGCGGCGAATCATCCGGGTGTACACGGGGTGGGGTACGGTTACATGCTGAGCGAGTATCGCGGCGAGAACTCGTCGTGCACACCGGCGGAACCGAACACTTCCACACGTTGTTCGTCTTGTTTCCCGAACACGACGTTGGTCTCTTTGTGA